A stretch of DNA from Polyodon spathula isolate WHYD16114869_AA chromosome 20, ASM1765450v1, whole genome shotgun sequence:
AAAATAAAGTCAAATGCAAGgtttcatttaatattaaaacagtGGCCACTGTTAGCTCTAACTGAGTAACATCCCGTTTTGGTTTTACAAGACCCTGTTCCTAAATTGTTGTCAGTCAGCTACCCAAAGAGAGTGGTGCATAGTGAAGGAGAGGGGACTGGCAGAGCTGTGGATTGAGAGTAGTGCACAGTGAAGGAGAAGGGACTGGCAGAGCTGTGGATTCAGAGAGCGGTACACAGTGAAGAAGGGACTGGCAGAGCTGTGGATTCAGAGAGCGGTGCACAGTGAAGGAGAGGGgactagcagagctgtggattgaGAGTGGTGCACAGTGAAGCAGACGGGACTGGCTAGGAGCTGTGGACTGAGAATGGTGCATAGTGAAGGAGAGGGAACTGGCAGAGCTGCAAACTGAATTTGTTTGAAAGTGTGTTCAGCTGAACCCAACACCATAAAAGCGATAAACCCCGGTCACCACTTTGACCTGGTTTGCTTCCCTATCCACTCCTTGTGTTACAGGACTAGGGTCCCACCCGACACCACATAAATTCCCAAGTGGAGCATACAATGCAGGGTAAGGCTCAGGTGGGGTCTGAATAATGAACTTGGGTGTTTATTCTAAAACTTAAACagctggtctgtgaaaccaatcTATATTGAAGAATGCAAGGCTCGCATTGTGTAGCAGTTGGAgccatttcatgttttattctaAGCCACAGTTGTAATTTTCCTGTATAAAAGTGCAGGTTGTATCAGATTTGTTCTTACAAagtggaatggctcaaactgctattcaGTTCAAATATTCTACCCTGTACTGTGCTGAATAAATGGGCAGCTGCAGAACCAGCCCACTGCAGCTGGTGAGAATGCAGCACGTGACTCACGTTGCACTTCACGCTCTGTCTTCTCCTCACTCTCCTGCTGGTGGATCAGCGCTGCTCTCTGTGACTCGTACTCCCTCCTCTTCCGCTCCTTCTCCTCAGCCTTCTCTCGCTTGCGGGCCTCTCTCTCCCTCGCCTCCCGTAGCCTCTGCTCCACCTCGCGCTTCTTCTCTCGCTCTGAGGAGTACAGGAGGCCAGTTTACACACAGCCACACTCCACTCCAAATTCATTTAGCACGCTATTAATTTGGTTGTTTGTTGCTTCAATGGCTTATAGAAGTGCATTTTACATTGCTTCCTAAATGTAACCACTTTGTCAGCAATGTAGAGCTTCATACAATTTCATAGACTACACCTACATGTGAATTTGTCAAAAATCATTAAGTGTCTGAAGTTGAATTACTGAAGTTTTTAAAATGAGTAAACATAGAAATCCTACTGATGATTCAGTAACAGTAACATACTAGCAGGGGGCAGTACATGGATAAGTGAAGCACCAAATGAGTGAATTCCATCTCCAAAGGACTCCACCAACCCACAAGCAAGCCTTAAAGGTTCTGGTGCAAAGTTAGTACAAGACCAGACTTTTTCCTATAGTACCCACCTCTCTCTGCAAGCAGGCGGCGCTGTTTCTCCCGGTCCTGGTCTGATTGAATGGTTCTCATGTGTTGTAAAACCTGCACAGagcacacatatacacaatataAGACTGACTGATTTTTCAGTCATCTAAAATACcaacaaaaacagcaaagaaacatgaggattgtattcatttgtgttcatGTAAAGTTTCAAAATATATGTTCGATAACAGAAGACATATTCCGAAAAAACCAAGaggataataataacaacaacaacaccaccactaaTTAGGCTTGTAATGATAATAATCAAATTACCTATCGATTGGGACCTCACGATAACAAAtcgataatattttaatgaaatcaaattttccatgaaattaaaaacatatcttGCTTATAGTAACTTGCTATCAAGAAcgtaatctgtgttgttgctCCTAGAAGTTACTGAGTATGCATCTGTGGACAAATACAGAATGATGATGaagagatcaagagtaacctgctttgttaatgtacTTTATacatatcattttgttttaaatcagtcccaaaTGTAGCTGTCTGTCTTGAtcgaaactaataatatttaacattactacgtTGTCACGTGCCGCCGtttcagaaaatgtttattttttttttactttttgttctgAAGCAATGCACAATCCGCAACCTTTTTAATTTCTGATGCAATCCGAGTCTAAATGCTGCTGGATCGCAGCTCGATGTCTGTGAgccaatgaaacattgcaggttgtacaaaatagtttgccaccagtagaatgcaaaattattgtacacgatccgctgaattactgtagtttttttttattattcattttggaCACTCGCAAATGTTCACTtgcttaacaatatcagttgagatctcctaggatactaaacaCACCTCAGATGCCTATATCTCCCAATCAGTGAAGAGAGCCCAGAGCGGTTATTGGCTACTGTTAAGTGTCAaccaataaatcctgtccagttttctttgaagttgaaacaagcttataatcacATTGGGAACATGGACCAATACACATAACTTAATTAGATTTAAGTGCAgtgtaaaagtacacaaaaaaagattttagttttcatggtgaagaatgaatttcacgGTGTGTCACGTTTTTTCACGGCTGTGAAATAGGTAGGCCCTTAGTAATGTACGGTACAAGTGTAAGCGAATCCACATGGTGAAACGCTTCTCTGAGCACTCCAGTGTGGATTATGTGGATTGATAAGGCCTATACATGTATGATATAGCTATTCTACATATCTTGGATGAGatgtgattttaataataataagcgGATCTTGCTGAGGATAGTGCAGCCTTCTATTTCAAAACAGTATCTTTCCAAATTAAATAATGGACTTGAAGTCTAGTATCTCTCCATTTACATTCTACTTTGCGACACATGCATTTGTTCATATGTGTTGTCATTAAATCATAGGGAGAATTTTTTCATACCCATTCTTAATTTTATAAAGGTGCAATAGTATCAAATGTGTTCGTTAGAATATCGTTATAATTTTCCACTCTTCAGCCGATCCTGACCGAGTAAAAGATGGAGTGGACAATGCTTCCAAGAATGTCAGTAGTTGATGAATCGAGAGACCAAGTTTTAGTGCATGCTGGACGTTTTAGAGAACCGggtgttgttgttaataataataataataataataataataataataatactaataagagTTTGATCTGAAGAGCAATGATGGTCACGAGAGATAACTAAATCTACAGCATGGCCATGAATACGAGTAGGGCCAGTAACATGATGAGTGAAACCAAGGGACTCAAGCAAAATCTCTTCCAAGAGGCTCTCGTTCTACATCAACATGTCCATTAAAATCACCTAACACCACAATCTTATCACGGTTAACAGCAAGTGTCGATACAAGGTCACCaaattcagattaaaaaaaaagacaatttaagTCTTGGAGGACGATAATAACTACAATCGAATAGGAATTTGGCTACAAAGGCTAACATTTCAAATGATGAATACACACCCATATTCTCATAAGAACAAACTCCTGACCAAAAATGTCAGCAATACCACGTCCTCTAGGACATGCCTTATTATAAAAAGAGAACCCATTCTGTGGAGCCTCTACTAGCGGGGCATTTTCATCCTTTCAACCACATCTCAACCAAAGTCAAAATATCTAAATTCAATTCCAAGATGAAGTTGTTTATTAAGACAGATTTTCTACCCAGAGCTCTTGTATTTAATAAAGCTAGACAAATAGTTATCAATTCAGTGTTACTTAAATTGTCACAGGATATATCTGAATGAGAACCCTGGGAAGAAGCTGGAATAGACAGCTGGGGACAGGTTTGATCAGAAGGATGAAAAGGTCACATCTGGTCTGCCCTGCAAACTGTTTACATAGCCAGTGAAGTTAGATCACAAGCATTGAAAAGGACTCCATGCCTTCGTATCTGTAGCTCATCCTCACACCTCCCAGGACAACGAAGGGTGCCCCAGGTTCAGGGCTCTTACCCGGGCTGCACACTCCTTGCACTGCTTCTCATCCAGGCAGTCTCCTGCCACCTTGGCCAGGGCCGGCTCCAGAGGGTTATCCTTCAAGTCGAGCCATTTCAGATTCTGACAGAAACACAAGCGTGAGCAACAGGCAGTGAAGGATCCCTTCAGACGCAGGGCAGTGCTCTATATAGGACAGAGGTCTTGATAAACTTTGTctactttaaatgtttaaaaaaggtaCAATGAAACATTTGAATGTAAGCTGTCTACTGGTTCCTATAAAACATGCATTTGAGTGCTGTTAGAATGACATACAGAATTCTGCCCAGTTTTAGCGTGTATATACTCCAAAAGAATCTCAAGAAGCTAATCACAGGGTCTAAACTGTAATACTGCAGTGTTAGAAACTTGCATGTGCCTGATTTCACATGCTTTGGAGATATATTGAAGATGACCAAGTGCTATCAGTTCTGTTCTAAACTGATTGCACTTCTCATCACTGCATGAATAAAGCCTGGAACAGGCAGGCACGACGCGGAACTGCTGGGCATTTTCACAGTGCAATACTGCCAGTCTGCACCCAGGCACACGAGCGGTATGCACTATGCGACTTACTTTTCTTACAATATTGTagaacaatttaattttacaatacaGTAGTAGTCAGTACCACACTGCAGGCTATGTACTAGAATATAAttgacatacattttatttatttattgctttttatacaaaagtattgtatagcactgtacaaaacatagcagaaaaaagaacaaaccacaatacatttgtatagtgtgtcacacatacaactgccatagtcagaccatttaaataacagtatacactaatagggcattacaataatcaattctagaagatACAAAAGCATGTACCAATCTCTCAGAATCTGAGTGGGAAagaatagaacataagaaagaacataaatTCTAGAgggagaaaaggccattcggcccacctatacttgcataatacaaaaacagcaatttaaaattgacattaaaacccactaagataagaaatccattttataaaagtggtttttaagtcttgacttgaaaactgaaAAGGTACCAGATTCCCTGACAAAccaaggcagagcattccataacttGAAAAAGCAACAAGAAAAAGCCTTACCTCCCacgttgcttttgttgaccctaagAATAATCGGCAGCcgcacatcctgtgatctcaagAGTGTGGTTTGGCAACTAATTTCACGGTCAGTAATTCCtgtaaataactaggtgctaatccattcggGGCCTTGTAAGtgaacagcaaaatcttaaaatcaattatataatGCACAGGGAGCCAGATGGAAACgccaaaacaggggtaacatGTTCACTTTCCCTggttagtcagaattctagcggcggtattttgaacaagctgcaagctgGATACCACACGTTCTGGGACACCAATaaaaagtgcattataataatcaattctagatgaaacaaagacatgcatttgcCTCTCGGCAtcacatacagaaataattggtctaagtttaaatagatttctcaaatggtaaaaagataccaGTTTCATTAATGATTTTTCCTGCCAAGTACGTGTTGTCACCGCTTGGCTGTGGTTGGTTAATCCACTGACAGTACCGCGCGGCAGCCAGAAAAAAGTCTGGATTCGATTTGAGCGGTACCACTCAGCATCGTCTCCCGCTGACCTGCCCAACACCACATGAAAGCAATGGCAGTAATACAGGCAGCAAAATGTCTCACATGCCGCGCCAGACCGGTCTGTTCCATGCTTAAGACACCTGTGTCTGTAGGGTTAAAATTAGTTGTTCATGCCGCTTTAGAGGAGGAACACATTCTATAAGAAGTGTTTGATTACACAACCCCTTCCTTCTGATCATTACATAACACACTTGACAGAGGGGAGTTCTAAAACACAGGACTAGCTGCAGGACTACTGTGAGTTTCTAACCGTTCACTTCCAACTAAAACAACTCTTACCCTGAGCTGTGCCAAGCTTACAGGCACGCTTACCTTGAGCTGTGCCAAACTGAGAGGCAGGCTTACCCTGAGCTGTGCCAGGCTGACGGGCAGGCTTACCTTGAGCTGTGCCAGGCTTACCTTGAACTGTGCCAGGCTGACGGGCAGGCTTACCTTGAGCTGTGCCAGGCTTACCTTGAACTGTGCCAGGCTGACAGCAGGCTTACCTTGAACTGTGCCAGGCTGGCAGACAGGCTTACCTTGAGCTTTGCCAAACTGACAGGCAGGCTGCACAGCTTGTTGTTGTAGAGGTCAAGGTGCTGCAGGGAAACGAGACGCCCCAGTTCAGGGGGCAGCTGCACCAGCTGGTTTTTACTGAGGTCCAGTTTCATCAAGTGAGTGAGGCCACAGAACTCAGACTGCAAGGATTACAACATTTTGATACATCAGTGCAAGTATATACACATCTGAGAACACTGCTGGCCTGCAACTGGGCACACCTCGTCAGCAGCGTTCCCTCAAAGCTTTtcagatactgagaaacttgctgtTTTTACTGAGAAAGGGTACATTATTAGTGAGAAACCTTCAGCCGTGCATtaacctttttaatatattttttctgttgcattatacaattttgaaacaatatttcaacacaagcatctcaataattttacaatttacttaaaacaagacatttattgtggctctgcctccgATTTCGAATCAGCCCTTATCCTGTGCAGCGCTGTctgttgttatcatagatatagactgcatgcttaactagtggcctgcataaaattactttacactactgcataaaacactggcatctgcactgccttccaCTGTAACCATCTCTAAGGCTattaattgttccattcttgggaataccaaattccgtttttcaaaaatggccaatttcatttgttcccactttataTCAATGTATTAATATGTACATATGTTGGtagtttaaaataagtacatttaataaatattaccacaattcttttgtttttcttttcaaagtatCTTGTTGCTATAAGAGACAGTAAAGCACCTGAACACACTTCAAACAATGTTtgtagacatcacttggctcattgctggcattaaaataagcaggaaaacctaagaattacattaaaacagttcagaaaaccaaatgtccagcacagttgtgagaatcatatttacagtcttccgcTAACACAGTAGTTCACTCTACAAATAAGAGTTTTGAAAAGACTTGTTTAGCTTATTAatctcatttacaataacaataaaatatgaaacagtttaggaacagtccagcaatgtcatgtgagagtaatcctatgtataGTAGTCCataaattaagtttagcgttttactggcattgcaataaccaggataaaatatgaaacactgataggcAGGTTGACTGCTGTGTAtcacccgattgtaatttaaatagagccccttttaatgtaaactcATAATGAATCCTCTtggttgtttctttcctaattctgcagtgttatttgcaagatttaaaaagtcGTACGTCTCCAGACAGAAAAGTGATacatttcctttaaggattgtatagctagaaaaatagttttgagctaatttcttcgtcagaaaatataattcaattaagaaacagctatggtttaaaattgctaattaaagcttcattaaaggcagttagtgtggaaagaaataaactaaacaataatgaaatatgcaattaatttagcttacttcgggaaagctctgccttgaacgcagtaccttaggtcttagtttttcagcgtagaagaatgcagtgctttgccactgttgccgtcttatttgctttcttattctccatgtgtttatgactggcattatgatatttaatagtACTGACTTGTACACGATCACAtgaaattacagcaaaacttaaAGAATACTATTGCACCATCCTCatataatcagatttcttttagctccgACTTActgaaatattgcttttttttttcttcgttggtgcagccgccatgacGAGTTTCAGCAGAGGACAAATGGAGTGAAGTCATACGATgaataaatttgcaaaaaaaatggacatggtatgtcttcaatTACTATGCACTTAAATGCATATTTGACTAATGTGCCGATTTcattttaccagtttcaaaacgtttgagatgatttctgaaatggtcgttttttaaaaggaaaataaaacaaaaaaacgtcaaagtgtgagtattgtgatttttatttatgtttactggagtatttatacttctaaataatgcacaaAGATTGTatttcactgattttagtattcaattatacgagtaaagttcatgagcagcactctctatagaggaGGAATCGCCCAAATCCTGCTttgcccaccctgtaccagtaaattcgctggtgcccgagcgagctctgcatTAATGTGACATGCACATTTTACAgcgggaaatcagagaatcagctgcaagacagacacaaatatgcttatgttaatacTTTGTAAGAATGGCCTCAGaataataggtttaccttgagaggctggagtctcgactgaggttgatatttatgataataacttgcgaaagatAGTAAACTgcagtgggggacgtcagaccagaaccaggaaccaacacagaataaacagagacgtggagtttggtgaagctaagcacttggttgcgctcagcatttaataaatgaacaaacagataataaaaggttgtaaagacaaacaaaacagaggacacggcactttagccaaaacaaagagacaaataaaacggactacacagacaatcACGGTCAGCTgaaattattatatctattactaTTACCCCcttctccaatcctgttctccgctcaccgaacacacaaccccaagtgagtgaaaacatgctgcttttatgcaggcTTCATAATACATCTTTTACTGTTAGGGATTAAGCAAATGCTGCTCATGCTTACCTGAACAGAAATGTATGCCATAATAAATACTCATGTGACTACTACAACATGGACGCACAAGTACTGTGATCAAATTGCAATGTACTATACCAAATGAGACTACAATAGTTTGTTCTGCAATCACAAAAGTAAGATCATCTTAAAAGATCATCTTAAAATTAATGCTATATCATTCACTCTCCAATAACAACGATCATGCTGGCAATTACAGTTCAGCATTACACTGTGACAGCACATCTACCATCCCGCCATGTACTTTataaagacacagacacaaacgtttaaaatgaatgcatgaaCCCTAGATACTTACTGGAAGAATGGTGAGGTTATTACAGGAAAGATCCAACACAGTGGCCTTCGTAAGAGTAGCCTGGAGATAAACAGGAGAGGGAGATTGCAAATCAATACAGGCACGTTCCCAGGGACGTTTCTAGAACTGTGGGCTGCCAGGACATAGCATTTCTGGAttctggtggaaaaaaaaaacttgagtaaATAGCAGAGATTCTTTGTTCAGTATAGCCCCGGTAGATACAATTTAATACCAGCTATAGATCGATAAATACTGGGCCCTATTCACTAAACTGTAAAGACCATTTTGTAAGGGccgtttaaaaaaagaaaaaaaaaaccttcacacaATCTTAGTAGTTTTGTGAATAGATCCCTTCTGATTTGCTCCAAAGTAGAGTAATGCATCCTCGTTTATATTATACCGTATTATGGGTGCCGTGTGTTTTGACCTCTGTAGAAAATAATCCACGGAGTCAGTTTCTGCTCGTTGGCGGCTCTGGGTTCAAGGACTGCTCAACTGTACCGAGGAGAGTTCGCTCCCGTGTTGCAGCGCTTCAAGCGACCAGACTAGACCGTGCCATTGTCGCGCATTCCCGGCGCATTAACACTCTTATAAGATGCATGATTGTTTCTACAGTTCCGACCCAAGTTATTTGCTCTGTGCCTGGCAAGCTGTGAACACTTACCAGTTCTTTTACAGGCACCTCCGTCAGGTTACATAGACTCAGGTCCAACTCATTGCCGTCCAGCTTGTCCTTCAAATTCACTGCCTTGCCATTTGTTTTGCTCATCTTTCCTGGAAACTGATTAAAAGTGGAGTAAAAACCTCGTGACAGCATTGCATTAAACACCATGAAAGAACTAACCGCTGGAAAACAGCGTGAATCACGGTACACCGTTACATACTAGCAACCGTATATTGTATAATAAGTCTTCT
This window harbors:
- the lrrc59 gene encoding leucine-rich repeat-containing protein 59, with protein sequence MSKTNGKAVNLKDKLDGNELDLSLCNLTEVPVKELATLTKATVLDLSCNNLTILPSEFCGLTHLMKLDLSKNQLVQLPPELGRLVSLQHLDLYNNKLCSLPVSLAKLKNLKWLDLKDNPLEPALAKVAGDCLDEKQCKECAARVLQHMRTIQSDQDREKQRRLLAEREREKKREVEQRLREAREREARKREKAEEKERKRREYESQRAALIHQQESEEKTEREVQRHASATSSAPKAKVSVIGALLKLLLFLLVGGVGVVAVCQWTELQREPVCRSLNTLYEEAVSMLQGQEVVSRLLQKLSQQQQQQP